A genomic segment from Vibrio chagasii encodes:
- the pilM gene encoding type IV pilus assembly protein PilM: protein MGSSLITGIDINHHSIKAVVLKPVGELYALVGYKELPISDDIFTANHTLEYQKTVKKLKELRKGLPFGCRNVAISVPDNTVISKVLQIESELEDREKEFSIYQTFAHQSPFPIEELSLDFVKLEDKRFGKGSTSSYQVYATRKEVVDSRAEALTKAGFKPVVVDTQAHGLLHVWQLASRLYPEKNNWLLVDIGVDQTSLGIIPHGAAPFYKDIAFGTQDLCSIENPNDIEAAFGSAQDTHQFIVNLIEKLKRQLQLYSSVNAHQPISGIWLMGEGASTPMVTEELERHFQLSCESLNPLSLFENKVARKRRLQMDWQHFGIAAGMAMSGLKWQGEKHVASN from the coding sequence ATGGGTTCATCATTAATTACAGGTATAGATATAAATCACCACAGCATCAAAGCTGTGGTGCTAAAACCCGTGGGGGAATTGTATGCCCTAGTGGGATACAAAGAGCTGCCGATTTCGGACGACATTTTTACAGCTAACCATACTTTGGAGTATCAGAAAACTGTTAAGAAACTCAAAGAACTTAGGAAAGGGCTGCCTTTCGGCTGTCGTAATGTCGCCATTTCGGTACCTGATAACACGGTGATCAGCAAGGTACTGCAAATTGAGAGTGAACTCGAAGACAGAGAGAAAGAGTTTTCGATTTATCAAACCTTCGCCCATCAATCTCCTTTTCCCATCGAGGAGCTGAGTTTAGATTTTGTGAAGCTGGAAGACAAACGATTTGGTAAAGGTTCGACGAGCAGTTATCAGGTTTATGCTACACGTAAAGAAGTGGTCGATAGCCGAGCAGAGGCATTAACCAAGGCTGGCTTTAAACCTGTTGTCGTTGATACGCAGGCGCATGGTTTGCTTCATGTGTGGCAGCTTGCCTCACGCTTGTACCCAGAGAAAAACAATTGGCTGTTGGTGGACATTGGTGTTGATCAAACCTCGCTGGGCATCATTCCTCACGGAGCAGCCCCTTTCTATAAAGACATCGCCTTTGGCACGCAAGACCTTTGCAGTATCGAGAATCCCAATGATATCGAGGCTGCGTTTGGCAGTGCTCAGGACACTCATCAATTTATCGTTAACTTGATTGAAAAGCTCAAACGTCAGTTGCAGCTCTATTCCTCGGTGAATGCTCACCAACCTATCTCTGGTATTTGGTTAATGGGCGAGGGGGCCAGTACGCCAATGGTGACTGAAGAGCTTGAGCGCCATTTTCAGCTGAGCTGTGAATCATTGAATCCTTTATCCCTGTTTGAAAATAAGGTCGCGAGGAAGCGCCGCCTGCAAATGGATTGGCAACATTTTGGTATTGCTGCGGGTATGGCAATGAGCGGACTTAAATGGCAGGGAGAGAAGCATGTTGCATCAAATTAA
- a CDS encoding PBP1A family penicillin-binding protein — protein MKFIKRLFIFTLICMILGVSTIFGFYYYVKPELPDVATLRDVELQTPMQVFSQDGKLISQFGEKRRIPVTYDEIPRHLVEALIATEDSRFYEHPGIDPIGITRAAIVVAMSGSAKQGASTITQQLARNFFLSNEKKIMRKIKEIFIAIHIEQLLSKEEIMELYVNKIFLGHRSYGFGAAARVYFGKDLPDLTLSEIATLAGMPKAPSTMNPIYSIERATNRRNVVLRRMLDEKYITQAEFDEASNEQLVSKYHGAEIELSAPYVAEVARAWMVERYGEDAYTSGMKVYTTVDSKLQKAANQAAIKNLLSYDERHGYRGAEKVLWQTAQSAWDHDKIVKHLKSQPTYGDLVPAVVTAVDSKSAKVWVKNQGEGTIEWQGMNWARKFLTDDRQGPAPSQAKEILAVGEQVWVRHEAITGDEVSEEATEESVTAESDTPVVWRLSQVPNANTAFVAMNPNNGAVLSMVGGFNFVHNKFNRATQSIRQVGSGIKPFIYSAAIEKGLTLASLINDAPINQWDKSQGTAWRPKNSPPTYVGPTRLRIGLAQSKNVMAVRVLREVGLDDTRNYLTRFGFDIDEVPRSETIALGAGSLTPMKVAQGYSVFANGGYYVEPFYISRVETPFGETEFEATPKVVCKEDCKQTITTDPMADEFAEQDVDAKVQYAPQVISEQNAFLVREMMYSNIWGGGDWSAGTGWNGTGWRAQPLKRRDIGGKTGTTNDSKDTWYSGYGPGMVATVWVGFDNHNRNLGRTKANSNLGKNQITGAEAGAKTAEPAWVDFMGTALAGVPAQRKEIPENIVRVRIDRDTGLLTNKYDSSSMFEYFEKGTEPTEYITERFNDDIYSTSSGETVEELF, from the coding sequence GTGAAGTTCATAAAGCGATTATTCATATTTACATTGATTTGCATGATTCTTGGAGTCAGTACAATTTTTGGGTTTTATTACTACGTAAAACCAGAGTTGCCTGATGTTGCCACTTTGCGCGACGTAGAACTCCAAACTCCAATGCAGGTCTTCAGCCAAGACGGTAAGTTGATCTCCCAATTTGGTGAAAAACGTCGTATTCCAGTGACTTATGACGAGATCCCTCGCCACTTAGTTGAGGCTTTGATTGCTACCGAGGATAGCCGTTTCTACGAACACCCTGGTATTGACCCAATCGGCATTACTCGTGCAGCTATCGTAGTCGCGATGTCAGGTTCGGCAAAACAAGGTGCGAGTACCATTACTCAGCAGCTTGCGCGTAACTTCTTCTTATCTAATGAGAAAAAGATCATGCGTAAGATTAAAGAGATCTTCATTGCGATCCATATTGAGCAACTGCTGAGCAAAGAAGAGATCATGGAGCTTTACGTTAACAAGATCTTCCTTGGTCACCGTTCGTATGGTTTTGGCGCAGCAGCACGCGTTTACTTTGGTAAAGATCTTCCGGATCTTACGCTGAGTGAGATCGCAACTCTGGCTGGTATGCCGAAAGCACCATCAACCATGAACCCTATCTACTCTATTGAACGTGCGACTAACCGTCGTAACGTTGTATTGCGTCGTATGCTCGACGAGAAATACATCACTCAAGCCGAGTTTGATGAAGCGAGTAATGAACAGCTTGTATCAAAGTACCACGGTGCAGAGATCGAACTGAGCGCACCATACGTGGCAGAAGTAGCCCGTGCTTGGATGGTTGAACGCTACGGTGAAGACGCATATACCTCTGGTATGAAGGTCTACACAACCGTTGATTCGAAGCTGCAAAAAGCGGCAAACCAAGCTGCGATTAAGAACCTACTTAGCTACGATGAGCGTCACGGTTACCGTGGTGCTGAAAAAGTACTTTGGCAAACCGCTCAATCGGCTTGGGATCACGACAAGATCGTTAAACACCTTAAGTCTCAACCAACTTATGGTGACTTAGTTCCTGCTGTAGTGACTGCTGTTGATTCAAAAAGCGCTAAAGTATGGGTGAAGAATCAAGGCGAAGGCACGATCGAATGGCAAGGTATGAATTGGGCGCGTAAGTTCCTAACAGACGACCGCCAAGGTCCAGCACCTTCTCAAGCAAAAGAGATTCTTGCAGTTGGTGAACAAGTTTGGGTACGTCATGAGGCGATCACAGGTGACGAAGTCTCTGAGGAAGCAACAGAAGAGTCAGTAACAGCAGAATCTGACACTCCAGTGGTTTGGCGTCTAAGCCAAGTACCAAATGCCAACACTGCATTCGTGGCAATGAATCCAAACAACGGCGCTGTATTGTCGATGGTGGGTGGCTTTAACTTCGTACACAACAAATTCAACCGTGCGACGCAATCTATTCGTCAAGTGGGTTCTGGTATCAAGCCTTTCATTTACTCAGCTGCAATTGAAAAAGGTTTAACGCTAGCTTCTCTTATCAACGATGCACCAATCAACCAATGGGATAAGAGCCAAGGTACTGCATGGCGACCAAAGAACTCGCCACCAACTTACGTCGGCCCTACTCGTTTACGTATTGGCTTAGCTCAATCGAAAAACGTAATGGCGGTACGTGTACTGCGCGAAGTTGGCTTAGATGACACTCGTAACTACCTAACTCGCTTTGGTTTTGATATCGATGAAGTGCCTCGTTCTGAAACTATTGCACTAGGTGCTGGTAGCTTAACGCCAATGAAAGTAGCGCAAGGTTACTCAGTATTCGCTAACGGTGGTTACTACGTTGAACCTTTCTACATCAGCCGCGTTGAGACTCCATTTGGCGAGACTGAGTTTGAAGCAACACCAAAAGTGGTCTGCAAAGAAGATTGCAAACAAACCATCACGACCGATCCAATGGCGGATGAATTTGCCGAGCAAGATGTGGATGCGAAAGTTCAATACGCTCCTCAAGTTATCTCTGAGCAGAACGCATTCCTAGTTCGTGAAATGATGTACAGCAACATCTGGGGCGGCGGTGATTGGAGTGCGGGTACAGGTTGGAACGGTACAGGTTGGCGTGCTCAACCACTGAAACGCCGTGATATTGGCGGCAAAACAGGTACAACTAACGACTCGAAAGATACTTGGTACAGCGGCTATGGCCCAGGCATGGTTGCAACAGTATGGGTTGGTTTTGATAACCACAACCGTAACCTAGGTCGTACTAAAGCGAACTCTAACCTTGGTAAGAATCAGATTACTGGTGCGGAAGCTGGTGCTAAGACAGCAGAGCCTGCATGGGTAGACTTCATGGGTACTGCACTGGCCGGTGTTCCAGCGCAACGCAAAGAGATTCCAGAAAACATCGTTCGTGTTCGTATTGACCGTGATACAGGCTTACTGACCAACAAGTACGATAGCTCATCAATGTTTGAGTACTTCGAGAAAGGCACGGAGCCAACTGAGTACATCACTGAGCGCTTCAATGATGATATCTACTCCACCTCTTCAGGTGAAACGGTAGAAGAACTGTTCTAG
- the oxyR gene encoding DNA-binding transcriptional regulator OxyR gives MNIRDFEYLVALAEHKHFRKAAEACFVSQPTLSGQIRKLEDEIGLQLTERSPRKVIFTESGLQLVEQAKRILNEVKTFKDMASGHGEAMTGPMHIGFIPTVGPYILPKIVPHLKESFPELELYLHEAQTHQLVSQLEDGKLDCLVLAAVDETAVFKEIDVYDEPLSVAVPCGHEWAQQDTVDMLQLNGQTVLALGDGHCLRDQALGFCFAAGAKDDERFKATSLETLRNMVAAGAGITLLPQLSVPKEKQKDGVCYVPAVNPTPSRRIVVAYRPGSPLKGRFEQLAETIRTQLEKIV, from the coding sequence ATGAACATTCGTGACTTTGAATACTTGGTGGCGCTCGCAGAGCACAAACACTTCCGTAAAGCGGCAGAAGCGTGCTTTGTCAGTCAGCCAACACTAAGCGGTCAAATACGCAAACTAGAAGATGAAATCGGACTTCAGTTAACCGAGCGTAGTCCAAGGAAGGTCATATTTACAGAATCAGGGTTACAACTTGTTGAACAAGCCAAGCGTATTCTCAACGAAGTGAAGACTTTTAAGGATATGGCGAGTGGTCACGGTGAAGCGATGACCGGACCAATGCACATTGGTTTCATTCCAACCGTGGGTCCTTACATTCTGCCTAAGATTGTTCCTCACCTGAAAGAGAGCTTTCCCGAGTTAGAGCTGTACCTGCATGAAGCGCAAACTCATCAATTAGTGAGCCAATTGGAAGATGGCAAGCTTGACTGCTTGGTACTGGCGGCGGTTGATGAAACGGCGGTGTTCAAAGAGATTGATGTGTATGACGAGCCATTAAGTGTCGCGGTTCCATGTGGCCATGAATGGGCTCAGCAGGACACAGTAGATATGCTTCAACTTAATGGACAGACAGTCTTAGCATTAGGTGATGGTCACTGTTTAAGAGACCAAGCCCTAGGGTTCTGTTTTGCTGCGGGAGCAAAAGATGATGAGCGCTTTAAAGCGACCAGCTTAGAGACGCTGCGTAACATGGTTGCGGCAGGCGCGGGGATTACCTTGCTACCTCAATTATCAGTACCAAAAGAAAAGCAGAAAGATGGTGTGTGTTACGTGCCTGCGGTAAACCCAACGCCTTCACGTCGCATTGTGGTTGCGTACCGTCCGGGCTCTCCATTGAAAGGGCGCTTTGAGCAATTGGCAGAGACGATTCGCACTCAGTTGGAGAAGATCGTTTAG
- a CDS encoding glutathione peroxidase: MFASKEGQSIPQVTFPTRQGDAWVNVTTEELFKDKTVIVFSLPGAFTPTCSSSHLPRYNELHSVFKESGVDDILCVSVNDTFVMNAWKADQEAENITFIPDGNGDFTDGMGMLVEKNDIGFGKRSWRYSMLVKNGVVEKMFIEEDVPGDPFKVSDADTMLNYIAPEHKEQESITVFTKPGCPFCMKAKQNLIDKGLNYEEVVLGKDATTVSLRAISGRTTVPQVFIGGKHIGGSEELEAFLG, encoded by the coding sequence ATGTTTGCATCTAAAGAAGGTCAATCAATCCCTCAAGTAACATTCCCAACTCGCCAAGGTGATGCATGGGTTAACGTAACGACTGAAGAGCTATTCAAAGACAAAACAGTTATCGTATTCAGCCTACCAGGCGCGTTTACTCCAACTTGTTCGTCAAGCCACCTTCCTCGTTACAACGAACTACATTCAGTGTTCAAAGAGAGCGGTGTTGATGACATCCTTTGTGTTTCTGTAAACGATACGTTCGTAATGAACGCATGGAAAGCAGACCAAGAAGCAGAAAACATCACATTCATCCCAGATGGTAACGGTGATTTCACAGACGGCATGGGTATGCTAGTTGAGAAAAACGACATCGGCTTCGGCAAACGTTCATGGCGCTACAGCATGCTAGTCAAGAACGGCGTGGTAGAGAAAATGTTCATCGAAGAAGACGTACCAGGCGACCCGTTCAAGGTTTCTGATGCAGACACTATGCTGAACTACATTGCTCCAGAGCACAAAGAGCAAGAGTCAATCACAGTATTCACTAAGCCAGGCTGTCCTTTCTGTATGAAAGCGAAACAGAACCTAATCGACAAAGGTCTAAACTACGAAGAAGTAGTACTAGGTAAAGACGCTACTACTGTAAGCCTACGTGCAATCTCTGGTCGCACAACGGTTCCTCAAGTATTCATCGGTGGTAAACACATCGGTGGTAGCGAAGAGCTAGAAGCTTTCCTAGGCTAA
- a CDS encoding dihydrolipoyl dehydrogenase, translating into MKRVNVDVAVIGGGTAGLGSYRAAKAHTDSVVMIEGGPYGTTCARVGCMPSKLLIAAAESVHQIEKAPAFGVHPQGDIVINGREVMDRVKFERDRFVGFVLEGVDEIPEQDKISGYAKFLDNNTLQVDDHTVITAKRIVIATGSRPAYPAVWNELGDRLIINDDVFSWDDLPESVAVFGPGVIGLELGQSLHRLGVKTKLFGLGGQVGPVTDPEIMAYADKAFNEEFYLDADVKIESMKRITTESGEPRVEIQFINKQGELETNIVEYVLAATGRRPNTDKLGLENTSLELDERGVPVADHYTLQTSLPSIFIAGDASNQLPLLHEAADQARIAGDNAGRFPEIRAGLRRSKISAVFSDPQIAMVGETYKEITTRLGTCGCFATGEVSFENQGRSRVMLRNKGILHVYGEQGTGRFLGAEMMGPNAEHLAHLLAWAHQNKMTVSEMLDMPFYHPVIEEGVRTALRDLNAKLHLGPEMVKHCLDCGPGC; encoded by the coding sequence ATGAAACGAGTCAATGTAGATGTAGCAGTTATCGGGGGCGGTACGGCAGGTCTAGGATCATACCGCGCTGCAAAAGCACACACTGACAGTGTCGTGATGATTGAAGGCGGCCCTTACGGTACAACCTGTGCTCGTGTTGGTTGTATGCCATCTAAACTGCTTATTGCAGCTGCGGAGAGCGTACACCAAATCGAGAAAGCTCCGGCTTTTGGCGTTCACCCACAAGGCGATATCGTAATTAACGGTCGTGAAGTCATGGACCGAGTGAAGTTTGAGCGTGACCGTTTTGTTGGTTTTGTTTTAGAAGGCGTCGATGAAATCCCAGAGCAAGATAAAATCTCTGGCTACGCAAAATTCTTAGACAACAACACACTTCAAGTTGATGACCACACGGTGATCACGGCAAAGCGTATTGTTATCGCAACCGGCTCTCGCCCTGCATACCCTGCTGTTTGGAATGAACTTGGCGACCGCCTCATCATTAACGATGACGTGTTCAGCTGGGATGATTTACCAGAATCAGTTGCCGTATTTGGCCCAGGTGTAATTGGTTTAGAGCTTGGTCAGTCGCTACACCGCTTAGGTGTGAAAACCAAACTGTTCGGTTTGGGTGGTCAAGTTGGCCCAGTAACTGACCCAGAGATAATGGCTTACGCAGATAAAGCCTTCAATGAAGAGTTCTACCTCGATGCCGACGTGAAAATCGAAAGCATGAAGCGTATTACCACTGAATCGGGTGAGCCACGTGTCGAAATTCAGTTCATCAATAAGCAAGGTGAGCTAGAAACCAACATCGTTGAATACGTATTGGCAGCGACAGGCCGTCGCCCTAATACAGATAAACTTGGTCTAGAGAATACCTCTCTAGAGCTTGATGAGCGCGGTGTGCCAGTTGCAGACCACTACACACTGCAAACGTCGTTACCATCAATCTTTATTGCGGGCGACGCTAGCAACCAACTACCTTTGTTACATGAAGCAGCAGACCAAGCGCGCATTGCCGGCGACAACGCAGGTCGCTTCCCTGAGATTCGTGCAGGCCTACGTCGCTCTAAAATCTCAGCGGTTTTCTCTGACCCGCAAATCGCGATGGTTGGTGAAACTTACAAAGAGATCACTACCCGCTTAGGTACATGTGGTTGTTTCGCAACAGGTGAAGTTTCTTTCGAGAACCAAGGCCGCTCACGAGTGATGCTACGCAACAAAGGTATCCTGCACGTTTACGGCGAGCAAGGTACAGGTCGCTTCCTTGGTGCTGAAATGATGGGACCAAATGCAGAACACTTGGCGCACTTGTTAGCATGGGCACACCAAAACAAGATGACGGTTTCTGAAATGCTAGACATGCCGTTCTATCACCCAGTAATCGAAGAAGGCGTACGAACTGCACTACGTGACCTGAATGCGAAACTGCACCTAGGTCCAGAGATGGTGAAACACTGTCTAGACTGTGGTCCAGGTTGTTAA
- a CDS encoding RidA family protein yields MIERQETKQRMSRIVKHNGTIYLCGQVCADATKGITEQTQTMLDKVEALLEQAGSDKEHMLSATIYLKDMKDFQEMNAVWDAWVPEGHAPARACVTGDMAREALLVEISVIAAEK; encoded by the coding sequence ATGATTGAGCGCCAAGAAACCAAGCAACGCATGAGCCGTATTGTTAAACACAACGGTACTATCTACCTATGTGGCCAAGTTTGTGCGGATGCAACAAAAGGCATTACAGAACAAACACAGACAATGTTAGATAAAGTGGAAGCGTTACTTGAGCAAGCTGGCAGTGACAAAGAGCACATGCTGTCAGCAACGATTTACTTGAAAGACATGAAAGATTTCCAAGAAATGAATGCAGTATGGGATGCATGGGTTCCAGAAGGTCACGCTCCTGCTCGCGCATGTGTGACTGGCGACATGGCTCGCGAAGCACTACTGGTTGAGATCTCTGTGATTGCAGCTGAGAAGTAA
- a CDS encoding DUF3624 domain-containing protein: MTCLHCNKNEKIFNKLGRCQRCMNQLTVLSILSWGIWWLFFREDPKTINAIALMVAAFAFSGLLSLHWIMKFLVLPLRSKKR, encoded by the coding sequence ATGACATGTCTTCATTGCAATAAAAATGAAAAAATCTTCAACAAACTCGGTCGTTGCCAACGTTGTATGAATCAGCTCACGGTGTTGTCGATATTGAGTTGGGGAATATGGTGGCTGTTTTTCAGGGAAGACCCAAAAACCATCAACGCCATCGCTTTGATGGTGGCAGCTTTCGCATTCAGTGGTTTATTGTCGCTGCATTGGATAATGAAGTTTTTGGTACTACCTTTGAGAAGCAAAAAGCGTTAG
- the argH gene encoding argininosuccinate lyase: protein MALWGGRFTQAADTRFKDFNDSLRFDYRLAEQDIVGSIAWSKALLSVNVLTEEEQQKLELALNELKLEVMEDPEQILRSDAEDIHSWVEQQLIGKVGDLGKKLHTGRSRNDQVATDLKLWCRQQGNQLLLALDRLQSQMVNVASQHQGTVLPGYTHLQRAQPVTFAHWCLAYVEMFERDYSRLNDAIKRLDTCPLGSGALAGTAYPMDREELAHNLGFRRATRNSLDSVSDRDHVMELMSIASISMLHLSRLAEDMIFYNSGESNFIELADTVTSGSSLMPQKKNPDALELIRGKTGRVYGSLAGMMMTVKALPLAYNKDMQEDKEGLFDALDTWNDCMEMAALCFDGIKVNGERTLEAAKQGYANSTELADYLVAKGIPFREAHHIVGVTVVAAIAKGCALEELTIAEMKEFSEVIEEDVYDILTIESCLEKRSALGGVSPKQVAYAVDQAEKRLAQRDTSIVKVRPARLTDIEALEGMVAYWANMGENLPRSRNELVRDIGSFAVAEHHGEVTGCASLYVYDSGLAEIRSLGVEAGWQGQGQGTAIVQHLVEKARQMAIKKVFVLTRTPEFFMKHDFLPTSKSLLPEKVLKDCDQCPRQHACDEVALEVNLVEQIIAKVNVA from the coding sequence ATGGCATTATGGGGCGGTAGATTTACCCAAGCAGCAGACACACGGTTTAAAGATTTTAACGATTCTCTTCGTTTTGATTACCGATTGGCTGAGCAAGACATTGTGGGCTCAATTGCCTGGTCTAAAGCTCTACTGTCGGTCAACGTATTAACAGAAGAAGAGCAGCAGAAGCTTGAGTTAGCGCTGAATGAGCTAAAACTTGAGGTGATGGAAGATCCTGAACAGATTCTACGTTCTGATGCAGAAGACATTCACAGCTGGGTTGAACAACAACTTATCGGCAAAGTCGGTGATTTGGGTAAGAAGCTTCACACAGGTCGTTCTCGTAATGACCAAGTGGCGACGGACCTGAAATTATGGTGTCGTCAGCAAGGTAACCAACTACTGCTAGCGCTTGATCGCCTGCAGAGCCAAATGGTTAATGTTGCTTCTCAGCATCAAGGTACCGTGCTTCCTGGTTACACTCACCTTCAACGTGCTCAGCCAGTAACGTTTGCTCACTGGTGTTTAGCTTACGTTGAAATGTTTGAGCGTGATTACTCGCGTTTGAATGATGCGATTAAGCGTCTAGATACATGTCCGCTGGGTTCTGGTGCCCTTGCTGGCACTGCTTACCCGATGGACCGTGAAGAGTTAGCTCACAACTTAGGTTTCCGTCGTGCAACGCGCAACTCTCTAGATTCAGTATCTGATCGTGACCATGTGATGGAACTGATGTCTATCGCTTCTATCTCTATGCTTCACCTTTCGCGTCTTGCGGAAGATATGATTTTCTACAACTCTGGTGAATCAAACTTCATCGAGTTAGCGGATACCGTGACATCAGGTTCATCTCTGATGCCACAGAAGAAAAACCCAGACGCACTAGAGCTTATCCGTGGTAAAACGGGCCGTGTATACGGTTCACTTGCTGGCATGATGATGACAGTGAAAGCACTGCCTTTGGCTTACAACAAAGACATGCAAGAAGATAAAGAAGGTCTGTTCGACGCTTTAGATACTTGGAATGACTGTATGGAAATGGCGGCACTGTGTTTTGACGGCATCAAAGTGAACGGCGAGCGTACACTTGAAGCGGCGAAGCAAGGTTATGCAAACTCTACGGAACTGGCTGATTACCTAGTAGCGAAAGGCATTCCTTTCCGTGAAGCTCACCATATTGTTGGTGTAACCGTCGTCGCGGCGATTGCGAAAGGCTGCGCGCTAGAAGAATTAACCATCGCAGAGATGAAAGAGTTCTCTGAGGTGATAGAAGAGGATGTGTACGACATCCTGACCATTGAATCGTGTCTTGAGAAACGTAGTGCGCTAGGTGGTGTATCACCGAAGCAAGTGGCTTACGCGGTTGACCAAGCTGAGAAGCGTTTGGCGCAGCGTGATACCTCTATCGTTAAGGTTCGTCCTGCTCGTTTGACTGATATTGAAGCGTTGGAAGGCATGGTCGCTTACTGGGCGAATATGGGTGAAAACCTGCCTCGCTCTCGTAATGAACTGGTTCGTGATATTGGCTCATTCGCCGTCGCAGAACATCATGGTGAAGTGACCGGTTGTGCATCGCTCTATGTCTATGACTCTGGTTTAGCGGAAATTCGTTCACTGGGCGTTGAAGCTGGCTGGCAAGGTCAAGGGCAGGGCACCGCAATTGTTCAGCACTTGGTTGAGAAAGCACGCCAAATGGCGATTAAGAAAGTGTTTGTACTGACTCGTACACCTGAGTTCTTTATGAAGCATGACTTCTTACCAACATCGAAATCTCTGCTGCCTGAGAAGGTACTGAAAGATTGTGACCAGTGCCCTCGCCAACATGCATGTGATGAAGTCGCGTTGGAAGTGAACTTAGTCGAGCAGATAATTGCTAAGGTTAATGTTGCATAA
- a CDS encoding argininosuccinate synthase: MSKVNVKKVVVAYSGGLDTSVIIPWLKENYDCEVVAFVADVGQGAEELEGIEEKAKASGASECYIADLKEEMVADYIFPTLKTGAYYEGKYLLGTSMARPIIAKAQVEVARKVGADALCHGCTGKGNDQVRFEGAFAALAPDLHVIAPWREWDLVSREECLDYLAERNIPCTASLTKIYSRDANAWHISTEGGVLEDTWNAPNEDCWAWTVDPEQAPNESETVTLKVEKGEVVAVDGETMTPYNALVYLNEKGAKHGVGRIDIVENRLVGMKSRGCYETPGGTIMMEALRAVEQLVLDKAAFEFREELGVKASHLVYDGRWFTPLCKSILAATEELAQDVNGEVVVKLYKGQATVTQKRSDNSLYSEEFATFGEDEVYDQSHAEGFIRLYSLSSRIRALNSQK; encoded by the coding sequence ATGAGCAAAGTTAACGTAAAGAAAGTTGTAGTAGCCTACTCTGGCGGTCTAGACACATCAGTAATTATTCCATGGTTGAAAGAGAACTATGACTGTGAAGTAGTGGCCTTTGTCGCGGATGTTGGCCAAGGTGCTGAAGAGCTAGAAGGTATTGAAGAAAAAGCAAAAGCTTCAGGTGCTTCTGAGTGTTACATCGCTGACCTTAAAGAAGAAATGGTTGCTGATTACATCTTCCCAACGCTAAAAACCGGTGCTTACTACGAAGGTAAATACCTACTAGGTACTTCAATGGCTCGTCCAATCATTGCTAAGGCACAGGTTGAAGTTGCGCGTAAAGTAGGTGCAGACGCACTGTGTCACGGTTGTACGGGTAAAGGTAATGACCAAGTTCGTTTTGAAGGTGCATTCGCTGCACTAGCACCAGACCTACACGTAATTGCACCATGGCGTGAATGGGATCTAGTGAGCCGTGAAGAGTGTCTGGATTACCTAGCTGAGCGTAACATCCCTTGTACTGCTTCTCTGACTAAGATCTACTCGCGTGATGCAAACGCATGGCACATCTCTACAGAAGGTGGTGTTCTAGAAGATACATGGAATGCGCCAAACGAAGATTGTTGGGCTTGGACGGTAGACCCAGAGCAAGCGCCAAACGAATCTGAAACAGTGACGCTTAAAGTTGAAAAAGGTGAAGTGGTTGCGGTTGATGGTGAAACAATGACGCCATACAACGCACTGGTTTACCTAAATGAGAAGGGCGCTAAGCACGGTGTTGGTCGTATCGATATCGTAGAAAACCGTCTTGTAGGTATGAAGTCACGTGGCTGTTACGAAACTCCGGGTGGCACTATCATGATGGAAGCACTGCGTGCAGTAGAGCAACTGGTTCTTGATAAAGCAGCATTTGAATTCCGTGAAGAGCTAGGCGTTAAAGCTTCTCACCTTGTGTACGATGGCCGTTGGTTCACTCCACTGTGTAAGTCAATTCTTGCTGCGACAGAAGAGCTAGCGCAAGACGTTAACGGTGAGGTAGTTGTTAAGCTTTACAAAGGCCAAGCAACGGTAACTCAGAAGCGTTCTGACAACAGCCTATACTCAGAAGAGTTTGCAACCTTTGGTGAAGATGAAGTTTACGACCAAAGCCATGCTGAAGGCTTCATCCGTCTTTACTCGCTATCAAGCCGTATCCGTGCTCTAAATAGTCAAAAGTAA